From uncultured Roseateles sp., the proteins below share one genomic window:
- a CDS encoding helical backbone metal receptor, with the protein MKTKLRSLALGAALLLLAAGSQAAISLKDDRGTTVTLPEVPKRIVSLLPSLTETVCELGDCARLVGTDRFSNFPATARALPKLGGLDDTSIEALVALKPDVVLLGLSSRLMDRLEALGIKVVALEPKNLADVQRVLGKVALLLGKPDEAVRIWNRIDGAITQTAAQLPPAARGLRVYYEVDSAPYAAGSSSFIGEILTRLQGRNIVPPELGPFPKLNPEFVVRADPQVIMVGQRSAPGLPQRPGWSGISAVKSQKICVWVPAESDILVRPGPRMPEAAALMARCLTQAAAGPVTLPTAAFNAPPGGMR; encoded by the coding sequence ATGAAGACGAAACTACGTTCTCTTGCCCTGGGCGCCGCCCTGCTCCTGCTGGCTGCCGGCAGCCAGGCGGCCATCAGCCTGAAGGACGACCGTGGCACCACCGTCACCCTGCCCGAGGTGCCCAAACGCATCGTCAGCCTGCTGCCCTCGCTGACCGAGACGGTCTGCGAGCTGGGCGACTGCGCCCGCCTGGTCGGCACCGATCGTTTCTCCAACTTTCCGGCCACCGCCCGTGCCCTGCCCAAGCTCGGTGGCCTGGATGACACCAGCATCGAGGCCCTGGTGGCGCTGAAGCCCGATGTCGTGCTCTTGGGCCTGTCGTCGCGCCTGATGGACAGGCTGGAGGCGCTGGGCATCAAGGTGGTGGCGCTGGAGCCCAAGAACCTGGCCGATGTGCAGCGCGTGCTGGGCAAGGTGGCGCTGCTGCTGGGCAAGCCGGACGAGGCCGTCCGCATCTGGAACCGCATCGATGGCGCGATCACGCAGACGGCCGCCCAGCTGCCGCCGGCCGCGCGCGGCCTGCGCGTCTATTACGAGGTCGACTCCGCGCCCTATGCGGCCGGCAGCAGCTCCTTCATCGGCGAGATACTGACGCGGCTGCAAGGCCGCAATATCGTGCCGCCCGAGCTGGGCCCCTTCCCCAAGCTCAACCCCGAGTTCGTCGTGCGCGCCGACCCGCAGGTCATCATGGTCGGCCAGCGCAGTGCGCCGGGCCTGCCGCAGCGGCCGGGCTGGAGCGGCATCAGCGCAGTCAAGTCGCAGAAGATCTGCGTCTGGGTGCCGGCCGAGTCCGACATCCTGGTGCGCCCCGGCCCACGCATGCCCGAGGCCGCCGCGCTGATGGCACGCTGTCTCACGCAGGCCGCCGCCGGCCCGGTGACCCTGCCCACCGCGGCCTTCAATGCCCCGCCTGGAGGCATGCGATGA
- a CDS encoding MotA/TolQ/ExbB proton channel family protein produces MFSLETGFAQIAQALLWPVLTLVGLGFIYALWAAGAVLMEAVQRWRSPAFQGLRFEAHTPIEQVELQVVRQLEPLRLLGRVSPLLGLIATMVPLGPALQSVAAGQGQQALAVFSGAFAGVVLALAAAAIGLVVYSVRRRWLMTELVALRSERGLA; encoded by the coding sequence ATGTTTTCTCTTGAAACAGGTTTTGCCCAGATCGCCCAGGCCCTGCTGTGGCCCGTGCTCACGCTTGTGGGTCTCGGCTTCATCTATGCACTGTGGGCCGCCGGCGCGGTGCTGATGGAAGCGGTGCAGCGCTGGCGCAGCCCCGCCTTCCAGGGCCTGCGCTTCGAGGCGCACACGCCGATCGAACAGGTGGAGCTGCAGGTCGTGCGCCAGTTGGAGCCACTGCGCCTGCTCGGTCGCGTCAGCCCGCTGCTGGGCCTGATCGCGACCATGGTGCCCCTGGGCCCAGCCCTGCAAAGCGTGGCCGCCGGCCAGGGCCAGCAGGCGCTGGCGGTGTTCAGCGGCGCCTTTGCCGGCGTGGTGCTGGCACTGGCCGCCGCGGCCATAGGCCTGGTGGTCTATTCGGTGCGGCGGCGCTGGTTGATGACAGAGTTGGTGGCCCTGCGCTCTGAACGGGGCCTGGCATGA
- a CDS encoding DUF2149 domain-containing protein: MKHLSILAEEDDDPMLSAVNLVDVFLVLVVALLTAVALQQQKDANENVTIIKKPGEPDMEIVVRQDGREIKYKGNGGSSEGQGVRAGVAYKLKDGNIIYVPEGAKP; the protein is encoded by the coding sequence ATGAAGCATCTGTCCATCCTGGCCGAGGAAGACGATGACCCGATGCTGTCGGCCGTCAATCTGGTCGACGTGTTCCTGGTGCTGGTCGTCGCGCTGTTGACCGCGGTCGCGCTGCAGCAGCAGAAGGATGCGAACGAGAACGTCACCATCATCAAGAAGCCCGGCGAACCTGATATGGAGATCGTCGTGCGCCAGGATGGCCGCGAGATCAAGTACAAGGGCAATGGCGGCAGCAGCGAGGGCCAGGGCGTGCGCGCCGGTGTGGCCTACAAGCTCAAGGACGGCAACATCATCTATGTGCCCGAGGGCGCCAAGCCGTGA
- the cobU gene encoding bifunctional adenosylcobinamide kinase/adenosylcobinamide-phosphate guanylyltransferase, whose amino-acid sequence MSQHHHLIVGGQRSGKSRHAERLAQAWLQQAPAHRVTVLATALALDEEMRQRIARHQADRPAGFDTVEAPLALAQSLRSIAAPGRLILVDCLTLWLTNWLMPMDGPMEGQPDLPAWQAELQALLDTLPGLASPVLFVSNEVGWGVSPMSREARFYVDELGRLNQAVARRCQDLTLMVAGQAWTRPVGSTE is encoded by the coding sequence ATGAGCCAGCACCACCACCTGATCGTTGGCGGCCAACGCAGTGGCAAGTCACGCCATGCCGAAAGGCTGGCGCAGGCCTGGCTGCAACAGGCCCCGGCGCATCGCGTGACGGTGCTGGCCACGGCCCTGGCGCTGGACGAGGAGATGCGCCAGCGCATCGCTCGCCACCAGGCCGACCGGCCGGCGGGCTTCGACACCGTCGAGGCGCCGCTGGCCCTGGCCCAAAGCCTGCGCAGCATTGCCGCGCCCGGCCGGCTGATCTTGGTCGATTGCCTGACCCTGTGGCTGACGAACTGGCTAATGCCTATGGATGGGCCCATGGAAGGCCAGCCCGATCTGCCCGCCTGGCAGGCCGAACTGCAGGCCCTGCTCGACACCCTGCCGGGCCTGGCCTCGCCGGTGCTGTTTGTCTCCAACGAGGTCGGCTGGGGCGTGTCGCCGATGTCTCGCGAGGCACGTTTCTATGTCGATGAGCTAGGCCGGCTGAACCAGGCCGTGGCCCGTCGCTGTCAAGACCTGACGCTGATGGTGGCCGGACAGGCCTGGACCCGACCCGTAGGAAGCACCGAATGA
- a CDS encoding ABC transporter ATP-binding protein: MNGASLSLELRSLQLSGTTILHALKLAPAAGAWTAVVGPNGAGKSTMLRALAGLLPFEGDLSLQGRAWAQWPARERARAVAWLGQNETSADDLSALDVVMLGRLPHQPWLAPASVEDYSAVEQAMRETQSWDWRARALGSLSGGERQRVLLARALAVQSGVLLMDEPLAHLDPPHQSDWVQIVRQRVAAGAAVVSVLHELNIALQADTVVVMDGGRIVHQGAPDDPATHAALQQVFQQRLLILQVQGRWLALNS, translated from the coding sequence ATGAACGGCGCGTCGCTGAGCCTGGAGTTGCGCTCGCTGCAGCTGAGCGGCACCACCATCCTGCATGCGCTGAAACTGGCGCCGGCCGCAGGGGCCTGGACCGCTGTTGTCGGCCCCAACGGTGCCGGCAAGTCCACGATGCTGCGCGCGCTGGCCGGCCTGTTGCCGTTCGAGGGAGACTTAAGCCTGCAGGGCCGCGCCTGGGCGCAATGGCCGGCCCGCGAACGCGCCCGCGCCGTGGCCTGGCTGGGCCAGAACGAGACCAGCGCCGACGATCTCAGCGCCCTCGATGTGGTGATGCTGGGCCGCCTGCCCCACCAGCCCTGGCTGGCACCGGCCAGCGTCGAGGACTACTCCGCCGTCGAGCAGGCGATGCGCGAGACGCAGAGCTGGGACTGGCGGGCGCGCGCCCTGGGCAGCCTGTCCGGCGGCGAGCGCCAGCGCGTGCTGCTGGCCCGCGCGCTGGCCGTGCAGTCGGGCGTGCTGTTGATGGACGAGCCGCTGGCCCATCTGGACCCACCGCACCAGAGCGACTGGGTGCAGATCGTGCGCCAGCGCGTCGCCGCCGGTGCGGCCGTCGTCAGCGTGCTGCATGAATTGAATATCGCCCTGCAGGCCGATACCGTCGTCGTGATGGACGGCGGCCGCATCGTCCACCAAGGTGCCCCCGATGACCCCGCCACCCATGCTGCCCTGCAGCAGGTCTTCCAGCAGCGACTGCTGATACTGCAGGTGCAGGGTCGCTGGCTGGCTTTGAACTCTTAA
- a CDS encoding TonB-dependent receptor — MTSKFHPSGLRCCMALSTLALATSALAAPQDNSLPAVMVTATRSPMNLSQVLADVTVLTRADIERQALGGLADLLRTQACFEMVRNGGPGSNTSLFVRGADTRHTVLLVDGVRVDSQATGGVNWQTIPLAQIERVEIVRGAASAIYGSDAIGGVVQIFTRKGEGAPQFEFGAGIGNMGLAKLDASVSGKSGMLDYALSLAGERGTGFNARPVLNDPTYTPDIDGHRSHSATARLGAQVSAEHRFEVVAMKSFIWSQYDGAAKPKVDDQNFNQMQALRGSWSAQFTPNWHSEVSVGESKDRYETAPSVYLTETRIRNYAWNNSFKIGPGQLNTLLERREDLLLNTGLTQSPKAGEADRHQNAVAAGYIWEAGPLGLQAHLRHDRDSQFGGANTGTLAAGYSLSPAWRVIGSAGTAFRAPTLYQSFSPYGPDATKGGTPLLAERGRNTELGLQYKAGSNEFGLTAYRNLINNLIIFGSAGTCNSQFGCYQNVGQARLQGLTLRAGTRVAEVRLSGTLDLQAPKDVTDTPNYASYGKLLARRSNKHASLRADTELWGWSLGAQTLISGRRFDNAANTVKLGGYALLNLDAQYSLTPTLRLQLQLDNAFDRAYQTANGYASQPRAVFAGLRYTPKF; from the coding sequence ATGACTTCGAAGTTCCACCCCTCCGGCCTGCGCTGCTGCATGGCTTTGTCGACCCTCGCCCTGGCCACATCCGCGCTGGCGGCCCCCCAAGACAATTCGCTGCCCGCCGTGATGGTCACGGCCACGCGCAGCCCGATGAATCTGAGCCAGGTACTGGCCGATGTGACGGTGCTGACCCGCGCCGATATCGAACGTCAGGCACTCGGCGGCCTGGCCGATCTCTTGCGTACGCAAGCCTGCTTCGAGATGGTGCGCAACGGCGGCCCCGGCTCCAACACCTCGCTGTTCGTGCGCGGCGCCGACACCCGTCACACCGTGTTGCTGGTGGACGGCGTGCGCGTTGACTCGCAAGCCACCGGCGGCGTCAACTGGCAGACCATACCGCTGGCCCAGATCGAGCGCGTCGAGATCGTGCGCGGCGCGGCCAGTGCCATCTACGGCTCGGACGCCATCGGCGGCGTGGTACAGATCTTCACCCGCAAGGGCGAAGGCGCACCGCAGTTCGAATTCGGCGCGGGCATAGGCAATATGGGCCTGGCCAAGCTGGACGCCTCGGTGAGCGGCAAGAGCGGCATGCTCGACTACGCCCTGTCCCTGGCCGGCGAGCGCGGCACCGGCTTCAATGCCCGCCCGGTGCTGAACGACCCGACCTACACCCCCGACATCGACGGCCACCGCAGCCACAGCGCCACCGCCCGCCTCGGTGCCCAGGTGAGCGCCGAGCACCGTTTCGAAGTGGTGGCCATGAAGAGCTTCATCTGGTCGCAGTACGACGGCGCCGCCAAGCCCAAGGTCGATGACCAGAACTTCAACCAGATGCAGGCGCTGCGCGGCAGCTGGTCGGCCCAGTTCACGCCGAACTGGCACAGCGAGGTCAGCGTCGGCGAGTCCAAGGACCGCTACGAGACCGCACCCTCGGTCTATCTGACCGAGACCCGCATCCGCAACTACGCCTGGAACAACTCGTTCAAGATCGGCCCCGGCCAACTCAACACCCTGCTGGAGCGCCGCGAAGACCTGTTGCTGAACACCGGCCTGACGCAGTCACCGAAGGCCGGTGAGGCCGACCGGCATCAGAACGCCGTGGCGGCCGGCTATATCTGGGAGGCGGGGCCTCTGGGTTTGCAAGCCCATCTGCGCCATGACCGCGACAGCCAGTTCGGCGGCGCCAACACCGGCACTCTGGCCGCTGGCTACAGCCTGTCGCCGGCCTGGCGTGTGATCGGTTCGGCCGGCACGGCCTTCCGCGCGCCCACGCTGTACCAGAGCTTCAGCCCCTACGGGCCCGACGCCACCAAGGGCGGCACGCCGCTGCTGGCCGAGCGCGGCCGCAATACCGAGCTGGGCCTGCAGTACAAGGCAGGTAGCAATGAGTTCGGCCTGACGGCCTATCGCAATCTGATCAACAACCTGATCATCTTCGGCTCGGCCGGCACCTGCAACAGCCAGTTCGGCTGCTACCAGAACGTCGGCCAGGCACGCCTGCAAGGCCTGACCTTGAGAGCCGGCACCCGCGTGGCCGAGGTGCGCCTGTCAGGCACCCTGGACCTGCAGGCACCGAAGGACGTGACCGATACGCCCAACTACGCCAGCTACGGCAAGCTGCTGGCACGGCGCAGCAACAAGCATGCCTCGCTGCGTGCCGACACCGAGCTGTGGGGCTGGAGCCTGGGTGCGCAGACGCTGATCAGCGGCCGGCGCTTCGACAATGCGGCCAACACCGTCAAGCTGGGCGGCTATGCGCTGCTGAACCTGGACGCACAGTACAGCCTGACGCCGACCCTGCGCCTGCAGCTGCAGCTGGACAATGCCTTTGACCGTGCCTACCAGACGGCCAACGGCTATGCCAGCCAGCCGCGCGCGGTGTTCGCCGGCCTGCGCTACACGCCCAAGTTCTGA
- a CDS encoding cobyrinate a,c-diamide synthase, producing the protein MPSCPALLISAPSSGSGKTSVTAAIARFHARQGRRVRVFKTGPDYLDPMVLKRASGHPVYQLDLFMGGLAHCQGLLSEAAQDADLILVEGVMGLFDGKPSSADLAAAFGLPVLTVIDASAMAQTFAALALGLQTFRRDIHLCGVVANRVGSAAHGAMVGEGLPADLPLVAALPRNTALSLPERHLGLVQAIELPELNAQLDAWADAWGEACGQGSTGFEFQSVDFTFEPEPALPPLLKGKRIAVAQDAAFSFIYPANLDCLRALGAEVLPFAPVQGQALPDCDALWLPGGYPELHARALREHPTLFNDVAAHLAAGKPLLAECGGMLSLGESLTDADGQVHAMAGLLPGKAQMQKRLAALGLQGIDWPEGPLRGHTFHYSTWDTTLEPIAQASNPNAGRGRKGTAEALYCQGSLRASYIHHYFPSNPEAIAAFFGQPSHVFS; encoded by the coding sequence ATGCCCAGCTGCCCCGCCCTGCTGATCAGCGCCCCTTCGTCGGGCTCCGGCAAGACCAGCGTCACCGCGGCCATCGCGCGCTTCCATGCGCGCCAGGGCCGCAGGGTGCGCGTGTTCAAGACCGGCCCCGACTATCTGGATCCGATGGTGCTTAAGCGCGCCAGCGGCCATCCGGTCTATCAGCTCGACCTGTTCATGGGCGGGCTTGCGCACTGCCAGGGGCTGCTGTCCGAGGCGGCGCAGGACGCGGACCTGATCCTGGTCGAAGGCGTGATGGGCTTGTTCGATGGCAAGCCCAGCAGCGCCGATCTGGCCGCTGCCTTCGGCCTGCCGGTGCTGACCGTCATCGACGCCTCGGCCATGGCCCAGACCTTTGCTGCCCTGGCCCTGGGCCTGCAGACCTTCAGGCGCGACATCCACCTTTGCGGCGTGGTCGCCAACCGCGTGGGCAGTGCCGCCCACGGCGCCATGGTTGGTGAGGGCCTGCCTGCCGATCTGCCCCTGGTCGCCGCCCTGCCGCGCAACACGGCCTTGAGCCTGCCCGAGCGCCATCTGGGTCTGGTGCAGGCGATCGAGCTGCCCGAGCTGAATGCGCAGCTCGACGCCTGGGCCGATGCCTGGGGTGAGGCCTGTGGTCAAGGTTCAACGGGTTTCGAGTTCCAGTCCGTCGATTTCACCTTCGAGCCCGAACCTGCCTTGCCGCCCCTGCTGAAGGGCAAACGCATCGCCGTCGCCCAGGACGCCGCCTTCAGCTTCATCTACCCGGCAAATCTCGACTGCCTGCGTGCGCTCGGTGCCGAGGTGCTGCCGTTCGCGCCCGTCCAGGGTCAGGCCCTGCCCGACTGCGACGCGCTGTGGCTGCCCGGTGGCTACCCCGAGCTGCATGCCCGGGCGCTGCGCGAGCACCCGACCCTGTTCAACGATGTGGCCGCCCATCTGGCCGCCGGCAAGCCGCTGCTGGCCGAGTGCGGCGGCATGCTGAGCCTGGGCGAGAGCCTGACCGATGCCGACGGGCAGGTGCACGCCATGGCCGGCCTGCTGCCGGGCAAGGCACAGATGCAAAAGCGCCTGGCGGCGCTGGGCCTGCAAGGCATTGACTGGCCTGAGGGCCCGCTGCGCGGCCACACCTTCCATTACTCGACCTGGGACACGACGCTGGAGCCGATCGCCCAGGCGAGCAATCCGAATGCAGGCCGTGGTCGCAAAGGCACGGCCGAGGCGCTCTACTGCCAAGGCTCGTTGCGTGCCAGCTACATACACCATTACTTCCCCTCCAACCCCGAGGCGATTGCCGCCTTTTTCGGACAGCCCTCCCATGTTTTCTCTTGA
- a CDS encoding iron ABC transporter permease, with product MTVRLLLLLIGSAALLALGLAIGSAGWSPLQDSDPVMRQILWDIRAPRSIGAWLAGALLALAGAVAQGLFRNPLADPYLLGCSAGASLGVAALLFMMGFSPAATALALRVGMTGAAFVGAVGAVLLTLLLARGVEQSLRLLLAGVVVGVVLGSGSALLTLMNPDILRAMQAFMLGSTGFVGWSAVSIMAVALLACLLVALGCSRSLDALSLGESTAQSLGVRLALVRVLLIACLALATGAAVAQCGLIAFVGLVAPHLVRSWGPVTHRGLLLLSPLTGGMLLLAADIGARWLIAPQELPVGIITALLGGSYLLWLMHRRPMGLGNRR from the coding sequence ATGACGGTTCGTCTGCTGCTCCTGCTGATCGGCAGCGCCGCGCTGCTGGCGCTGGGCCTGGCCATAGGCAGCGCCGGCTGGAGCCCGCTGCAGGACAGCGATCCGGTGATGCGGCAGATCCTCTGGGACATCCGTGCGCCGCGCTCGATCGGCGCCTGGCTGGCTGGCGCCCTGCTGGCCCTGGCCGGCGCCGTGGCGCAGGGCCTGTTCCGCAACCCGCTGGCAGATCCCTATCTGCTGGGCTGCTCGGCCGGCGCCTCGCTGGGTGTGGCCGCCCTGCTGTTCATGATGGGTTTCTCGCCGGCGGCCACCGCCCTGGCCCTGCGCGTGGGCATGACGGGCGCTGCCTTTGTGGGCGCCGTCGGTGCGGTGCTTCTGACCTTGCTGCTGGCCCGCGGCGTCGAGCAAAGCCTGCGCCTGCTGCTGGCCGGCGTGGTGGTCGGTGTGGTCTTGGGCTCGGGCTCGGCGCTGCTGACCCTGATGAACCCCGACATCCTGCGCGCCATGCAGGCCTTCATGCTGGGCAGCACCGGCTTCGTCGGCTGGAGCGCCGTCAGCATCATGGCGGTCGCCCTGCTGGCCTGTCTGCTGGTGGCCCTGGGCTGCAGCCGCAGCCTCGACGCGCTGAGCCTGGGCGAATCGACCGCCCAGTCACTGGGCGTGCGCCTGGCCCTGGTGCGTGTGCTGCTGATCGCCTGCCTGGCCCTGGCCACCGGTGCGGCCGTGGCGCAATGCGGGCTGATCGCCTTTGTCGGCCTGGTGGCGCCGCATCTGGTGCGCAGCTGGGGGCCGGTGACGCACCGCGGCCTGCTGCTGCTGTCCCCGCTGACCGGCGGCATGCTGCTGCTGGCCGCCGATATCGGCGCGCGCTGGCTGATCGCGCCGCAGGAGTTGCCCGTGGGCATCATCACCGCGCTGCTGGGCGGCAGCTATCTGCTGTGGCTGATGCACCGCCGCCCCATGGGGCTGGGGAACCGGCGATGA